In one Pseudomonas sp. MM211 genomic region, the following are encoded:
- a CDS encoding DUF6436 domain-containing protein: MARSRRTTLLACLVTVIWLVAMVVAFWWFEARYLRPFSDRTTLFTGAELRLPAELAGSGEVRLVHFWDPACPCNVGNQQHLAELTERYSARGVSFHAVQKAGTDGQLPASLSALQPLSGLIGSDHLPASPAVAIWDQHGELAYFGPYSSGFTCTSGNSFVEPVLDALLAGRTVLANNNLASGCFCDWAELR; the protein is encoded by the coding sequence ATGGCACGTTCCCGCCGCACCACCCTGCTCGCCTGCCTGGTCACCGTGATCTGGCTGGTTGCCATGGTTGTCGCCTTTTGGTGGTTCGAGGCGCGCTACCTGCGGCCGTTCAGTGATCGCACCACGTTGTTCACAGGCGCAGAGCTGCGCCTGCCTGCAGAGCTGGCCGGATCAGGTGAAGTTCGCCTGGTGCATTTCTGGGATCCGGCCTGCCCCTGCAATGTCGGCAATCAGCAGCATCTCGCCGAGCTCACGGAACGTTACTCTGCGCGTGGCGTGAGCTTTCACGCTGTACAGAAGGCGGGCACCGACGGACAGTTACCCGCCAGTCTGAGTGCCCTGCAACCGCTCAGCGGATTGATCGGCAGCGACCACCTGCCTGCCAGCCCGGCCGTAGCGATCTGGGATCAGCACGGCGAACTGGCTTATTTCGGCCCCTACAGCAGCGGCTTTACCTGCACCTCGGGCAACAGCTTCGTCGAGCCCGTACTCGACGCGCTGCTCGCTGGCCGGACAGTCCTTGCAAACAACAACCTGGCCAGCGGCTGCTTCTGCGATTGGGCAGAACTGCGCTGA
- a CDS encoding alpha/beta hydrolase, with amino-acid sequence MSDTFQPESLVASLRPLASAAPLSPAELVYRQFYGFVPQDAVETRLGWFEVGGYRIAAQVWKPVAPRATLLLLHGYYDHSGLYRHVIQWGLEMGFAVLAVDLPGHGLSSGLRASINDFAEYQAVLRGALEQADALGLPEPWHLCGQSTGGAILIDYLLNDKPLAAVGETILLAPLVRPRRWNWSQLSYRLLRRFVQEIPRRFSENSSDLEFLDFLRNRDPLQPKVVPTVWVGALSQWVPRIEQAPRSTRSPLIIQGEADMTVDWRHNLGVLENKFRAPRILRLPEARHHLANEAAPLRQRYFDYLGEQLNAY; translated from the coding sequence ATGTCCGATACCTTTCAGCCCGAATCCCTGGTCGCCAGCCTGCGTCCTCTGGCCAGCGCGGCGCCGCTGTCGCCGGCGGAGCTCGTCTATCGGCAGTTCTACGGCTTCGTGCCGCAGGACGCGGTAGAAACGCGGCTGGGCTGGTTCGAGGTGGGCGGCTATCGCATCGCAGCGCAGGTCTGGAAACCCGTCGCGCCGCGCGCAACCCTGCTGCTCCTGCACGGCTATTACGATCACAGCGGGCTGTATCGCCACGTGATTCAGTGGGGCCTGGAGATGGGCTTTGCCGTGCTTGCCGTGGACTTGCCTGGGCATGGGTTGTCCAGCGGGCTGCGCGCCAGCATCAATGATTTCGCTGAATATCAGGCGGTGCTGCGTGGGGCGCTGGAGCAGGCCGACGCGCTGGGGTTGCCGGAGCCCTGGCACCTGTGCGGGCAAAGCACTGGCGGGGCGATCCTGATCGACTACCTGCTCAACGACAAGCCGCTGGCTGCGGTGGGCGAGACCATCCTGCTGGCGCCGCTGGTTAGGCCGCGCCGCTGGAACTGGTCGCAACTCAGCTATCGCTTGCTGCGCCGGTTTGTCCAGGAGATTCCACGGCGCTTCAGCGAGAACTCCAGTGACCTGGAGTTTCTCGACTTCCTGCGCAACCGCGATCCCTTGCAGCCCAAGGTAGTACCGACGGTCTGGGTCGGCGCGCTGAGCCAGTGGGTGCCGCGCATCGAGCAGGCGCCGCGCAGTACGCGAAGCCCGCTGATCATCCAGGGCGAGGCAGACATGACGGTAGACTGGCGGCACAACCTCGGTGTGCTGGAGAACAAGTTCAGGGCGCCGCGCATCCTGCGCCTGCCTGAGGCCAGACACCACCTTGCCAATGAGGCGGCGCCGCTACGTCAGCGCTACTTCGATTATCTGGGCGAGCAGTTGAACGCTTACTGA
- a CDS encoding 2OG-Fe(II) oxygenase, whose translation MTTEITDSLLNRIIDDLAEFGWSLQAQFASPALTQQLADECRQRIALGTLAPAGTGRGNAVAVREGTRGDHIQWLEAGQSPACDGYLQLLDELRGVLNQSLYLGLVDYESHFAFYPPGAFYLKHLDRFLDEDRRAVSAVLYLNDDWLPEEGGALRLYLADGEVRDVWPQAGTLVVFLSADVPHEVLPASRDRLSLTGWFRRRGDGPL comes from the coding sequence ATGACGACCGAAATCACCGACTCGCTGCTGAACCGCATCATCGATGACCTTGCCGAGTTCGGTTGGTCGTTGCAAGCGCAGTTCGCCTCCCCTGCTTTGACTCAGCAACTGGCCGATGAGTGCCGCCAGCGTATAGCGCTGGGAACGCTGGCGCCTGCTGGTACCGGTCGTGGTAACGCCGTGGCGGTACGGGAAGGCACCCGGGGTGATCACATTCAGTGGCTCGAAGCTGGGCAGTCGCCGGCCTGTGATGGTTACTTGCAGTTGCTCGACGAACTGCGTGGTGTACTCAACCAGAGCCTTTATCTCGGGTTGGTGGACTACGAGAGTCACTTCGCCTTCTACCCGCCTGGGGCTTTCTACCTCAAGCACCTGGATCGTTTTCTCGACGAGGACCGTCGTGCCGTTTCTGCAGTGCTTTATCTCAACGACGACTGGTTGCCGGAGGAAGGCGGCGCGTTACGGCTGTACTTGGCCGATGGCGAAGTGCGCGATGTCTGGCCTCAGGCCGGCACTCTGGTCGTCTTTCTGTCTGCCGATGTGCCCCATGAAGTGCTACCCGCGAGCCGTGATCGCTTGTCACTGACGGGCTGGTTTCGCCGCCGTGGTGACGGCCCGCTCTGA